A stretch of the uncultured Desulfobacter sp. genome encodes the following:
- a CDS encoding FeoA family protein — MTLDKLKPGNSGTIKKLSIKDKLGQRLMDMGIYPGLTLNVVRNAPLEDPMEVEIDGYFISLRHEEARFIEVESR; from the coding sequence ATGACATTAGACAAACTTAAACCAGGCAACAGCGGAACGATCAAAAAGCTGTCCATCAAAGACAAACTTGGCCAAAGGTTGATGGATATGGGAATTTATCCAGGTCTTACACTAAACGTGGTCCGTAACGCTCCCCTCGAAGACCCCATGGAAGTGGAAATCGACGGTTACTTCATCAGTCTGCGCCATGAAGAAGCCCGGTTTATTGAGGTGGAAAGCAGATGA